From Penaeus chinensis breed Huanghai No. 1 chromosome 43, ASM1920278v2, whole genome shotgun sequence, a single genomic window includes:
- the LOC125048302 gene encoding nucleoporin SEH1-like: MFVAKSINAEHKDLIHDVSFDFYGKRMATCSSDQSVKIWDMGENGEWVCTSSWKTHCGPVWKVTWAHPNFGQIIATCSFDRAAAVWEETVSDSGHAIHSAWIRRTNLVDSRTSVMDVKFAPKQQGLQLATCSADGVVRIYEAPDVMNLNQWSLQYEINCKVSCSCISWNPSPSRLHSPLIAVGSDDPSSSSGGKVFIYEFSNNTRKWTRVETLVTVTEPVHDIAFAPNLGRSYHLLGIATKDVKIIALKPNKQDSTQNQSSLSTFEVRQAGQFDDHGSTVWRVSWNMTGTILASSGDDGCVRLWKANYLDIWKCISTLRGEGIVNIPEVASVGTTSQQIGGTTTGQTTARYFKLAPTTHPSHVPWH; this comes from the exons ATGTTTGTTGCAAAAAGCATTAACGCCGAACACAAAGACCTTATTCATGATGTATCTTTTGACTTTTATGGGAAAAGGATGGCCACATGCTCGAGTGATCAGAGTGTTAAG atCTGGGATATGGGGGAAAATGGAGAGTGGGTTTGTACAAGTTCTTGGAAGACACACTGTGGTCCAGTCTGGAAGGTGACATGGGCTCACCCTAATTTTGGCCAGATCATTGCCACTTGTTCCTTTGACCGTGCAGCTGCAGTGTGGGAAGAGACAG TGAGTGATTCCGGACATGCGATTCATAGTGCTTGGATCAGGCGAACAAATCTAGTGGATTCTCGAACATCTGTAATGGATGTTAAATTTGCTCCAAAACAACAGGGTCTCCAGTTGGCAACTTGTTCTGCTGATGGTGTG GTCAGGATCTATGAAGCCCCTGATGTCATGAATCTTAACCAGTGGTCGCTTCAGTATGAGATTAACTGTAAGGTCTCCTGCTCTTGCATTTCATGGAACCCTTCCCCTTCCAG ACTTCACTCTCCCCTTATTGCTGTGGGTAGTGATGACCCCAGCTCGTCCTCGGGGGGAAAGGTCTTTATATACGAGTTCTCTAACAACACACGCAAGTGGACAAGAGTAGAGACCCTAGTGACGGTGACAGAGCCAGTGCATGACATTGCCTTTGCCCCCAACCTTGGGCGGTCGTATCATCTGCTGGGGATTGCCACCAAAGACGTCAAGATTATCGCCCTTAAGCCTAATAA aCAAGACAGTACGCAGAATCAGAGCAGTTTGTCAACCTTTGAGGTTCGTCAGGCGGGTCAGTTTGATGACCATGGCTCAACAGTGTGGCGTGTCAGCTGGAATATGACAGGCACCATTTTGGCTTCATCTGGGGATGATGGGTGTGTGCGGCTGTGGAAAG caAACTACCTGGACATCTGGAAATGCATCTCAACTCTCCGTGGCGAAGGCATCGTCAACATTCCAGAAGTGGCTTCAGTGGGTACCACATCCCAGCAGATTGGAGGCACTACAACAGGCCAGACCACAGCACGCTACTTCAAGCTGGCTCCTACGACGCACCCCTCTCATGTTCCTTGGCATTGA
- the LOC125048328 gene encoding ragulator complex protein LAMTOR1-like: MGCCCSTDQENISQDGEVNERTQLLGDPVSNNYPINASASDYGNHYSTSANQKSDEQSALNRILQQTASNIIDVGALECHTLEQHEYIERVRTYNQRLQVLFYKVPQRPNVERQLLCDVPAAERILSSQPICSSDLNMMITSTQKIVAALAQVKVDHKEDLVVPFGIP, from the exons ATGGGATGTTGTTGCAGCACCGACCAGGAGAACATATCTCAG GATGGTGAAGTGAATGAGAGAACCCAGTTATTAGGTGATCCAGTCAGCAACAATTACCCAATCAACGCAAG cgCCAGTGACTATGGCAATCACTACTCAACTTCTGCCAATCAGAAATCAGATGAACAGTCGGCCCTTAATCGAATCCTTCAGCAGACTGCGAG TAACATAATAGATGTTGGTGCCCTTGAGTGCCACACCTTAGAACAGCATGAATACATAGAGAGAGTGCGAACCTATAACCAGAGGCTTCAGGTTCTCTTCTACAAA GTCCCTCAAAGACCCAATGTTGAGCGACAACTCCTCTGTGATGTTCCTGCCGCTGAAAGAATATTATCTTCTCAACCAATATGTTCATCTGATTTAAATATG aTGATCACATCAACCCAGAAGATTGTAGCAGCCTTGGCCCAAGTCAAGGTGGACCACAAGGAGGACTTGGTGGTCCCCTTCGGCATCCCTTGA
- the LOC125048275 gene encoding B-cell lymphoma 6 protein-like, whose amino-acid sequence MMAGYGPPVGDRCRFCGLDLPPDAVTVMTHINTHWRQFNLESLSLSPCAFEPQLDIRVGNTPLNPEDLEVSAHMEQAFQYTYSPQTEPSNLTINGARCSPLNLTGRPKSSSPLSSPLPNAPTAPPPPSAPPHHQPCVIGPVGIPPPHPHHHSFPLSMLGPPQGPIQLPPHHVNQNIPMDGSLQPHDDQNGMMKRKRRHERFMEMRCQACGRTFFTKSSFDEHMESHIKDNSAYIMSEHIDTGPGVQNVMSCSMPDKPYKCAVCDREFVYKEELLEHTESHEAAKPYKCDICGAGLSHISALRRHRLAHSGYKPHRCEICSRSFFQKCDLQRHYSTHGKAKQFECSMCKKKYSSLHFLENHKCKPPEEPKPFKCDICGEGCANNMAWSYHMWKHTKNPMFVPFQEKFNMQTGQTESS is encoded by the coding sequence ATGATGGCTGGTTATGGACCTCCTGTAGGAGATAGATGCCGTTTCTGTGGACTGGATCTTCCCCCTGATGCTGTAACAGTCATGACGCACATTAATACACATTGGAGACAGTTCAATTTGGAGTCATTGTCACTGAGTCCCTGTGCTTTTGAACCCCAGCTTGATATCAGAGTTGGCAACACTCCACTCAACCCTGAAGACCTGGAAGTCTCAGCTCACATGGAACAAGCTTTTCAGTACACCTATTCACCCCAGACTGAACCCTCAAATTTGACTATCAATGGAGCACGATGCTCTCCGCTGAATCTAACGGGTAGACCCAAGTCCTCTTCACCATTGTCCTCCCCCTTACCCAATGCCCCTacagctcctccacctccttcagcaCCTCCTCATCACCAGCCATGTGTCATTGGTCCTGTGgggattcctcctcctcatcctcaccatcactccTTTCCCCTGAGTATGTTGGGTCCCCCTCAGGGTCCCATACAACTCCCTCCCCACCATGTTAATCAGAACATCCCAATGGATGGCAGCTTGCAGCCCCATGATGACCAGAATGgcatgatgaaaaggaagagaagacatgAGCGCTTTATGGAAATGAGATGCCAAGCTTGTGGGCGAACTTTTTTCACAAAATCATCCTTTGATGAGCATATGGAGAGCCACATCAAAGATAACAGTGCATATATCATGAGTGAACATATAGATACAGGGCCTGGGGTACAAAATGTGATGTCATGTTCAATGCCTGATAAACCCTATAAATGTGCAGTTTGTGATAGAGAATTTGTTTACAAGGAGGAATTGCTTGAACACACTGAAAGTCATGAAGCAGCTAAACCATACAAATGTGATATCTGTGGTGCTGGACTGTCACATATTAGTGCTTTGAGACGACATAGACTTGCCCACAGTGGCTATAAACCACACCGTTGTGAGATCTGCAGCCGTAGTTTTTTCCAAAAGTGTGATCTGCAGCGACACTATTCTACACATGGAAAAGCTAAGCAGTTTGAGTGTAGCATGTGTAAAAAGAAATATTCATCTCTTCACTTTTTGGAAAATCACAAATGTAAACCCCCAGAGGAACCAAAACCTTTCAAGTGTGACATTTGTGGGGAAGGCTGTGCAAACAACATGGCTTGGAGTTATCATATGTGGAAGCACACCAAGAACCCAATGTTTGTGCCGTTTCAAGAAAAATTCAATATGCAGACAGGTCAAACTGAGTCTAGTTGA